One Xyrauchen texanus isolate HMW12.3.18 chromosome 34, RBS_HiC_50CHRs, whole genome shotgun sequence genomic window carries:
- the LOC127628223 gene encoding bromodomain-containing protein 3-like isoform X4, which translates to MSTVTSATPDPPAVANPPPPEVINSTKPGRKTNQLQYMQNVVVKTLWKHQFAWPFYQPVDSIKLGLPDYHKIIKNPMDMGTIKKRLENVYYWSASECMQDFNTMFTNCYIYNKPTDDIVLMAQALEKIFLQKVALMPQEEVELLPPAPKGKGRKPPGPGQQDGSVSSGSPNSNVPGATSPSSQTAAISPPPVHVVTPTMPSVQNTTTTSMIPSVPPSQPVFKKKGVKRKADTTTPTTSAITASRSQSPTPISEGKLAKVASRRESTGRPIKPPKKDFEDGDLGLHAGKRSRLSEQLKYCDVILKEMLSKKHAAYAWPFYKPVDAEALELHDYHEIIKHPMDLSTVKKKIDSREYQDAQIFATDVRLMFSNCYKYNPPDHEVVAMARKLQDVFEMRFAKMPDEPVEVLGVGGAGVVSKSTVTSESSGNSTSDSSDSEEERATRLAELQEQVGAEQLKAVHEQLAALSQAPVSKPKKKKEKEKDKDKKRKENKHNKSKQEEKGKPGQLVKPAQQKKGPARKANSTVPGNRQPKKGGRGYESDEEMSLPMTYDEKRQLSLDINRLPGEKLGRVVHIIQSREPSLRDSNPDEIEIDFETLKPSTLRELERYVKSCLQKKQRKPPQKGGSGPSRLSGSSSSSDSGSSSSSGSTSDSSDSD; encoded by the exons ATGTCAACAGTCACTTCAGCAACCCCAGATCCTCCTGCAGTTGCCAACCCCCCTCCCCCTGAGGTGATCAACTCTACCAAACCTGGCCGCAAGACTAACCAGCTACAGTACATGCAAAATGTTGTTGTCAAGACACTGTGGAAGCATCAGTTTGCCTGGCCTTTCTACCAGCCTGTTGATTCTATCAAACTTGGTCTTCCG GACTATCACAAGATAATAAAGAACCCAATGGACATGGGTACCATCAAGAAAAGACTGGAGAACGTGTACTACTGGAGTGCCAGCGAGTGTATGCAAGATTTCAACACAATGTTCACAAACTGTTATATTTACAACAAG CCAACAGATGACATTGTCTTGATGGCACAAGCATTAGAGAAGATTTTCCTTCAGAAAGTGGCCTTgatgcctcaggaggaggtagaGCTCCTTCCTCCTGCCCCAAAGGGCAAAGGTCGTAAACCTCCAGGGCCAG GTCAGCAGGATGGGTCGGTCTCATCTGGCTCACCCAACTCCAATGTCCCTGGTGCCACCTCACCGAGTTCTCAGACGGCGGCCATATCCCCACCTCCAGTGCATGTGGTCACCCCCACTATGCCATCTGTACAGAACACAACAACCACTTCCATGATACCCAGTGTGCCCCCATCACAACCTGTCTTCAAA AAGAAAGGAGTAAAGAGGAAAGCAGACACAACAACCCCCACTACCTCTGCCATCACGGCAAGCAGGAGCCAGTCGCCCACCCCTATTTCAGAAGGCAAACTGGCCAAGGTGGCATCCAGGAGGGAGAGCACTGGTCGCCCCATCAAACCACCTAAAAAGGATTTTGAGGATGGTGATCTAGGCCTGCATGCAGGCAAAAGGAGCAGACTTTCAGAGCAGCTCAAATACTGCGACGTAATTCTAAAAGAAATGCTTTCAAAAAAACATGCAGCATATGCTTGGCCCTTTTACAAGCCTGTTGACGCAGAGGCTCTTGAGCTGCATGACTACCATGAAATAATCAAACACCCTATGGACTTAAGTACAGTAAAA AAAAAAATTGACAGTCGAGAGTACCAGGATGCACAGATTTTTGCTACAGATGTCAGATTAATGTTCTCAAATTGTTACAAGTACAACCCACCTGATCATGAGGTTGTTGCTATGGCCAGAAAGCTGCAG GATGTGTTTGAAATGCGTTTTGCTAAGATGCCAGATGAACCAGTGGAAGTACTCGGTGTAGGCGGGGCCGGTGTGGTCAGTAAGAGCACTGTCACCAGTGAAAGCAGTGGCAACTCCACCTCTGACAGCTCCGACTCTGAAGAAGAGAGGGCCACCCGGCTCGCTGAGCTGCAGGAACAGGTGGGTGCGGAACAG CTAAAAGCTGTCCATGAACAGCTAGCTGCGCTCTCTCAGGCCCCAGTTAGTAAaccaaagaaaaagaaagagaaggaaaaggacaaggacaagaaaaggaaagaaaacaagCACAACAAATCCAAGCAAGAGGAGAAAGGCAAACCAGGGCAACTGGTGAAACCAGCCCAGCAGAAAAAGGGTCCAGCCAGAAAAGCCAACAGCACTGTCCCTGGCAACAG GCAACCAAAGAAGGGTGGCAGAGGCTATGAGTCAGACGAAGAGATGTCACTCCCCATGACGTATGATGAGAAACGGCAACTGAGCCTCGACATAAACCGGTTGCCTGGAGAAAAGCTGGGCAGAGTGGTTCACATTATTCAGTCCAGAGAGCCTTCGCTGCGGGACTCCAACCCAGATGAAATCGAAATTGATTTCGAGACACTTAAGCCTTCCACTTTGCGTGAGCTGGAGCGATACGTCAAGTCCTGTTTACAGAAGAAACAGAGAAAACCTCCAC AGAAGGGAGGCTCAGGGCCATCCCGGCTCAGCGGTAGCAGCAGTTCCTCAGACTCGGGCAGCAGCAGTTCCAGCGGCTCCACTTCAGACAGCAGTGACTCTGACTga
- the LOC127628223 gene encoding bromodomain-containing protein 3-like isoform X1, whose translation MSTVTSATPDPPAVANPPPPEVINSTKPGRKTNQLQYMQNVVVKTLWKHQFAWPFYQPVDSIKLGLPDYHKIIKNPMDMGTIKKRLENVYYWSASECMQDFNTMFTNCYIYNKPTDDIVLMAQALEKIFLQKVALMPQEEVELLPPAPKGKGRKPPGPGQQDGSVSSGSPNSNVPGATSPSSQTAAISPPPVHVVTPTMPSVQNTTTTSMIPSVPPSQPVFKKKGVKRKADTTTPTTSAITASRSQSPTPISEGKLAKVASRRESTGRPIKPPKKDFEDGDLGLHAGKRSRLSEQLKYCDVILKEMLSKKHAAYAWPFYKPVDAEALELHDYHEIIKHPMDLSTVKKKIDSREYQDAQIFATDVRLMFSNCYKYNPPDHEVVAMARKLQDVFEMRFAKMPDEPVEVLGVGGAGVVSKSTVTSESSGNSTSDSSDSEEERATRLAELQEQVGAEQCISLEHPNGSRQGIKNGCTKNNQLKAVHEQLAALSQAPVSKPKKKKEKEKDKDKKRKENKHNKSKQEEKGKPGQLVKPAQQKKGPARKANSTVPGNRQPKKGGRGYESDEEMSLPMTYDEKRQLSLDINRLPGEKLGRVVHIIQSREPSLRDSNPDEIEIDFETLKPSTLRELERYVKSCLQKKQRKPPQKGGSGPSRLSGSSSSSDSGSSSSSGSTSDSSDSD comes from the exons ATGTCAACAGTCACTTCAGCAACCCCAGATCCTCCTGCAGTTGCCAACCCCCCTCCCCCTGAGGTGATCAACTCTACCAAACCTGGCCGCAAGACTAACCAGCTACAGTACATGCAAAATGTTGTTGTCAAGACACTGTGGAAGCATCAGTTTGCCTGGCCTTTCTACCAGCCTGTTGATTCTATCAAACTTGGTCTTCCG GACTATCACAAGATAATAAAGAACCCAATGGACATGGGTACCATCAAGAAAAGACTGGAGAACGTGTACTACTGGAGTGCCAGCGAGTGTATGCAAGATTTCAACACAATGTTCACAAACTGTTATATTTACAACAAG CCAACAGATGACATTGTCTTGATGGCACAAGCATTAGAGAAGATTTTCCTTCAGAAAGTGGCCTTgatgcctcaggaggaggtagaGCTCCTTCCTCCTGCCCCAAAGGGCAAAGGTCGTAAACCTCCAGGGCCAG GTCAGCAGGATGGGTCGGTCTCATCTGGCTCACCCAACTCCAATGTCCCTGGTGCCACCTCACCGAGTTCTCAGACGGCGGCCATATCCCCACCTCCAGTGCATGTGGTCACCCCCACTATGCCATCTGTACAGAACACAACAACCACTTCCATGATACCCAGTGTGCCCCCATCACAACCTGTCTTCAAA AAGAAAGGAGTAAAGAGGAAAGCAGACACAACAACCCCCACTACCTCTGCCATCACGGCAAGCAGGAGCCAGTCGCCCACCCCTATTTCAGAAGGCAAACTGGCCAAGGTGGCATCCAGGAGGGAGAGCACTGGTCGCCCCATCAAACCACCTAAAAAGGATTTTGAGGATGGTGATCTAGGCCTGCATGCAGGCAAAAGGAGCAGACTTTCAGAGCAGCTCAAATACTGCGACGTAATTCTAAAAGAAATGCTTTCAAAAAAACATGCAGCATATGCTTGGCCCTTTTACAAGCCTGTTGACGCAGAGGCTCTTGAGCTGCATGACTACCATGAAATAATCAAACACCCTATGGACTTAAGTACAGTAAAA AAAAAAATTGACAGTCGAGAGTACCAGGATGCACAGATTTTTGCTACAGATGTCAGATTAATGTTCTCAAATTGTTACAAGTACAACCCACCTGATCATGAGGTTGTTGCTATGGCCAGAAAGCTGCAG GATGTGTTTGAAATGCGTTTTGCTAAGATGCCAGATGAACCAGTGGAAGTACTCGGTGTAGGCGGGGCCGGTGTGGTCAGTAAGAGCACTGTCACCAGTGAAAGCAGTGGCAACTCCACCTCTGACAGCTCCGACTCTGAAGAAGAGAGGGCCACCCGGCTCGCTGAGCTGCAGGAACAGGTGGGTGCGGAACAG TGTATCTCTTTGGAGCACCCCAATGGTAGCAGACAGGGGATAAAAAACGGGTGCACCAAGAATAATCAG CTAAAAGCTGTCCATGAACAGCTAGCTGCGCTCTCTCAGGCCCCAGTTAGTAAaccaaagaaaaagaaagagaaggaaaaggacaaggacaagaaaaggaaagaaaacaagCACAACAAATCCAAGCAAGAGGAGAAAGGCAAACCAGGGCAACTGGTGAAACCAGCCCAGCAGAAAAAGGGTCCAGCCAGAAAAGCCAACAGCACTGTCCCTGGCAACAG GCAACCAAAGAAGGGTGGCAGAGGCTATGAGTCAGACGAAGAGATGTCACTCCCCATGACGTATGATGAGAAACGGCAACTGAGCCTCGACATAAACCGGTTGCCTGGAGAAAAGCTGGGCAGAGTGGTTCACATTATTCAGTCCAGAGAGCCTTCGCTGCGGGACTCCAACCCAGATGAAATCGAAATTGATTTCGAGACACTTAAGCCTTCCACTTTGCGTGAGCTGGAGCGATACGTCAAGTCCTGTTTACAGAAGAAACAGAGAAAACCTCCAC AGAAGGGAGGCTCAGGGCCATCCCGGCTCAGCGGTAGCAGCAGTTCCTCAGACTCGGGCAGCAGCAGTTCCAGCGGCTCCACTTCAGACAGCAGTGACTCTGACTga
- the LOC127628223 gene encoding bromodomain-containing protein 3-like isoform X3: MSTVTSATPDPPAVANPPPPEVINSTKPGRKTNQLQYMQNVVVKTLWKHQFAWPFYQPVDSIKLGLPDYHKIIKNPMDMGTIKKRLENVYYWSASECMQDFNTMFTNCYIYNKPTDDIVLMAQALEKIFLQKVALMPQEEVELLPPAPKGKGRKPPGPGQQDGSVSSGSPNSNVPGATSPSSQTAAISPPPVHVVTPTMPSVQNTTTTSMIPSVPPSQPVFKKKGVKRKADTTTPTTSAITASRSQSPTPISEGKLAKVASRRESTGRPIKPPKKDFEDGDLGLHAGKRSRLSEQLKYCDVILKEMLSKKHAAYAWPFYKPVDAEALELHDYHEIIKHPMDLSTVKKKIDSREYQDAQIFATDVRLMFSNCYKYNPPDHEVVAMARKLQDVFEMRFAKMPDEPVEVLGVGGAGVVSKSTVTSESSGNSTSDSSDSEEERATRLAELQEQCISLEHPNGSRQGIKNGCTKNNQLKAVHEQLAALSQAPVSKPKKKKEKEKDKDKKRKENKHNKSKQEEKGKPGQLVKPAQQKKGPARKANSTVPGNRQPKKGGRGYESDEEMSLPMTYDEKRQLSLDINRLPGEKLGRVVHIIQSREPSLRDSNPDEIEIDFETLKPSTLRELERYVKSCLQKKQRKPPQKGGSGPSRLSGSSSSSDSGSSSSSGSTSDSSDSD, translated from the exons ATGTCAACAGTCACTTCAGCAACCCCAGATCCTCCTGCAGTTGCCAACCCCCCTCCCCCTGAGGTGATCAACTCTACCAAACCTGGCCGCAAGACTAACCAGCTACAGTACATGCAAAATGTTGTTGTCAAGACACTGTGGAAGCATCAGTTTGCCTGGCCTTTCTACCAGCCTGTTGATTCTATCAAACTTGGTCTTCCG GACTATCACAAGATAATAAAGAACCCAATGGACATGGGTACCATCAAGAAAAGACTGGAGAACGTGTACTACTGGAGTGCCAGCGAGTGTATGCAAGATTTCAACACAATGTTCACAAACTGTTATATTTACAACAAG CCAACAGATGACATTGTCTTGATGGCACAAGCATTAGAGAAGATTTTCCTTCAGAAAGTGGCCTTgatgcctcaggaggaggtagaGCTCCTTCCTCCTGCCCCAAAGGGCAAAGGTCGTAAACCTCCAGGGCCAG GTCAGCAGGATGGGTCGGTCTCATCTGGCTCACCCAACTCCAATGTCCCTGGTGCCACCTCACCGAGTTCTCAGACGGCGGCCATATCCCCACCTCCAGTGCATGTGGTCACCCCCACTATGCCATCTGTACAGAACACAACAACCACTTCCATGATACCCAGTGTGCCCCCATCACAACCTGTCTTCAAA AAGAAAGGAGTAAAGAGGAAAGCAGACACAACAACCCCCACTACCTCTGCCATCACGGCAAGCAGGAGCCAGTCGCCCACCCCTATTTCAGAAGGCAAACTGGCCAAGGTGGCATCCAGGAGGGAGAGCACTGGTCGCCCCATCAAACCACCTAAAAAGGATTTTGAGGATGGTGATCTAGGCCTGCATGCAGGCAAAAGGAGCAGACTTTCAGAGCAGCTCAAATACTGCGACGTAATTCTAAAAGAAATGCTTTCAAAAAAACATGCAGCATATGCTTGGCCCTTTTACAAGCCTGTTGACGCAGAGGCTCTTGAGCTGCATGACTACCATGAAATAATCAAACACCCTATGGACTTAAGTACAGTAAAA AAAAAAATTGACAGTCGAGAGTACCAGGATGCACAGATTTTTGCTACAGATGTCAGATTAATGTTCTCAAATTGTTACAAGTACAACCCACCTGATCATGAGGTTGTTGCTATGGCCAGAAAGCTGCAG GATGTGTTTGAAATGCGTTTTGCTAAGATGCCAGATGAACCAGTGGAAGTACTCGGTGTAGGCGGGGCCGGTGTGGTCAGTAAGAGCACTGTCACCAGTGAAAGCAGTGGCAACTCCACCTCTGACAGCTCCGACTCTGAAGAAGAGAGGGCCACCCGGCTCGCTGAGCTGCAGGAACAG TGTATCTCTTTGGAGCACCCCAATGGTAGCAGACAGGGGATAAAAAACGGGTGCACCAAGAATAATCAG CTAAAAGCTGTCCATGAACAGCTAGCTGCGCTCTCTCAGGCCCCAGTTAGTAAaccaaagaaaaagaaagagaaggaaaaggacaaggacaagaaaaggaaagaaaacaagCACAACAAATCCAAGCAAGAGGAGAAAGGCAAACCAGGGCAACTGGTGAAACCAGCCCAGCAGAAAAAGGGTCCAGCCAGAAAAGCCAACAGCACTGTCCCTGGCAACAG GCAACCAAAGAAGGGTGGCAGAGGCTATGAGTCAGACGAAGAGATGTCACTCCCCATGACGTATGATGAGAAACGGCAACTGAGCCTCGACATAAACCGGTTGCCTGGAGAAAAGCTGGGCAGAGTGGTTCACATTATTCAGTCCAGAGAGCCTTCGCTGCGGGACTCCAACCCAGATGAAATCGAAATTGATTTCGAGACACTTAAGCCTTCCACTTTGCGTGAGCTGGAGCGATACGTCAAGTCCTGTTTACAGAAGAAACAGAGAAAACCTCCAC AGAAGGGAGGCTCAGGGCCATCCCGGCTCAGCGGTAGCAGCAGTTCCTCAGACTCGGGCAGCAGCAGTTCCAGCGGCTCCACTTCAGACAGCAGTGACTCTGACTga
- the LOC127628223 gene encoding bromodomain-containing protein 3-like isoform X5 yields MSTVTSATPDPPAVANPPPPEVINSTKPGRKTNQLQYMQNVVVKTLWKHQFAWPFYQPVDSIKLGLPDYHKIIKNPMDMGTIKKRLENVYYWSASECMQDFNTMFTNCYIYNKPTDDIVLMAQALEKIFLQKVALMPQEEVELLPPAPKGKGRKPPGPGQQDGSVSSGSPNSNVPGATSPSSQTAAISPPPVHVVTPTMPSVQNTTTTSMIPSVPPSQPVFKKKGVKRKADTTTPTTSAITASRSQSPTPISEGKLAKVASRRESTGRPIKPPKKDFEDGDLGLHAGKRSRLSEQLKYCDVILKEMLSKKHAAYAWPFYKPVDAEALELHDYHEIIKHPMDLSTVKKKIDSREYQDAQIFATDVRLMFSNCYKYNPPDHEVVAMARKLQDVFEMRFAKMPDEPVEVLGVGGAGVVSKSTVTSESSGNSTSDSSDSEEERATRLAELQEQLKAVHEQLAALSQAPVSKPKKKKEKEKDKDKKRKENKHNKSKQEEKGKPGQLVKPAQQKKGPARKANSTVPGNRQPKKGGRGYESDEEMSLPMTYDEKRQLSLDINRLPGEKLGRVVHIIQSREPSLRDSNPDEIEIDFETLKPSTLRELERYVKSCLQKKQRKPPQKGGSGPSRLSGSSSSSDSGSSSSSGSTSDSSDSD; encoded by the exons ATGTCAACAGTCACTTCAGCAACCCCAGATCCTCCTGCAGTTGCCAACCCCCCTCCCCCTGAGGTGATCAACTCTACCAAACCTGGCCGCAAGACTAACCAGCTACAGTACATGCAAAATGTTGTTGTCAAGACACTGTGGAAGCATCAGTTTGCCTGGCCTTTCTACCAGCCTGTTGATTCTATCAAACTTGGTCTTCCG GACTATCACAAGATAATAAAGAACCCAATGGACATGGGTACCATCAAGAAAAGACTGGAGAACGTGTACTACTGGAGTGCCAGCGAGTGTATGCAAGATTTCAACACAATGTTCACAAACTGTTATATTTACAACAAG CCAACAGATGACATTGTCTTGATGGCACAAGCATTAGAGAAGATTTTCCTTCAGAAAGTGGCCTTgatgcctcaggaggaggtagaGCTCCTTCCTCCTGCCCCAAAGGGCAAAGGTCGTAAACCTCCAGGGCCAG GTCAGCAGGATGGGTCGGTCTCATCTGGCTCACCCAACTCCAATGTCCCTGGTGCCACCTCACCGAGTTCTCAGACGGCGGCCATATCCCCACCTCCAGTGCATGTGGTCACCCCCACTATGCCATCTGTACAGAACACAACAACCACTTCCATGATACCCAGTGTGCCCCCATCACAACCTGTCTTCAAA AAGAAAGGAGTAAAGAGGAAAGCAGACACAACAACCCCCACTACCTCTGCCATCACGGCAAGCAGGAGCCAGTCGCCCACCCCTATTTCAGAAGGCAAACTGGCCAAGGTGGCATCCAGGAGGGAGAGCACTGGTCGCCCCATCAAACCACCTAAAAAGGATTTTGAGGATGGTGATCTAGGCCTGCATGCAGGCAAAAGGAGCAGACTTTCAGAGCAGCTCAAATACTGCGACGTAATTCTAAAAGAAATGCTTTCAAAAAAACATGCAGCATATGCTTGGCCCTTTTACAAGCCTGTTGACGCAGAGGCTCTTGAGCTGCATGACTACCATGAAATAATCAAACACCCTATGGACTTAAGTACAGTAAAA AAAAAAATTGACAGTCGAGAGTACCAGGATGCACAGATTTTTGCTACAGATGTCAGATTAATGTTCTCAAATTGTTACAAGTACAACCCACCTGATCATGAGGTTGTTGCTATGGCCAGAAAGCTGCAG GATGTGTTTGAAATGCGTTTTGCTAAGATGCCAGATGAACCAGTGGAAGTACTCGGTGTAGGCGGGGCCGGTGTGGTCAGTAAGAGCACTGTCACCAGTGAAAGCAGTGGCAACTCCACCTCTGACAGCTCCGACTCTGAAGAAGAGAGGGCCACCCGGCTCGCTGAGCTGCAGGAACAG CTAAAAGCTGTCCATGAACAGCTAGCTGCGCTCTCTCAGGCCCCAGTTAGTAAaccaaagaaaaagaaagagaaggaaaaggacaaggacaagaaaaggaaagaaaacaagCACAACAAATCCAAGCAAGAGGAGAAAGGCAAACCAGGGCAACTGGTGAAACCAGCCCAGCAGAAAAAGGGTCCAGCCAGAAAAGCCAACAGCACTGTCCCTGGCAACAG GCAACCAAAGAAGGGTGGCAGAGGCTATGAGTCAGACGAAGAGATGTCACTCCCCATGACGTATGATGAGAAACGGCAACTGAGCCTCGACATAAACCGGTTGCCTGGAGAAAAGCTGGGCAGAGTGGTTCACATTATTCAGTCCAGAGAGCCTTCGCTGCGGGACTCCAACCCAGATGAAATCGAAATTGATTTCGAGACACTTAAGCCTTCCACTTTGCGTGAGCTGGAGCGATACGTCAAGTCCTGTTTACAGAAGAAACAGAGAAAACCTCCAC AGAAGGGAGGCTCAGGGCCATCCCGGCTCAGCGGTAGCAGCAGTTCCTCAGACTCGGGCAGCAGCAGTTCCAGCGGCTCCACTTCAGACAGCAGTGACTCTGACTga
- the LOC127628223 gene encoding bromodomain-containing protein 3-like isoform X2: MSTVTSATPDPPAVANPPPPEVINSTKPGRKTNQLQYMQNVVVKTLWKHQFAWPFYQPVDSIKLGLPDYHKIIKNPMDMGTIKKRLENVYYWSASECMQDFNTMFTNCYIYNKPTDDIVLMAQALEKIFLQKVALMPQEEVELLPPAPKGKGRKPPGPGQQDGSVSSGSPNSNVPGATSPSSQTAAISPPPVHVVTPTMPSVQNTTTTSMIPSVPPSQPVFKKGVKRKADTTTPTTSAITASRSQSPTPISEGKLAKVASRRESTGRPIKPPKKDFEDGDLGLHAGKRSRLSEQLKYCDVILKEMLSKKHAAYAWPFYKPVDAEALELHDYHEIIKHPMDLSTVKKKIDSREYQDAQIFATDVRLMFSNCYKYNPPDHEVVAMARKLQDVFEMRFAKMPDEPVEVLGVGGAGVVSKSTVTSESSGNSTSDSSDSEEERATRLAELQEQVGAEQCISLEHPNGSRQGIKNGCTKNNQLKAVHEQLAALSQAPVSKPKKKKEKEKDKDKKRKENKHNKSKQEEKGKPGQLVKPAQQKKGPARKANSTVPGNRQPKKGGRGYESDEEMSLPMTYDEKRQLSLDINRLPGEKLGRVVHIIQSREPSLRDSNPDEIEIDFETLKPSTLRELERYVKSCLQKKQRKPPQKGGSGPSRLSGSSSSSDSGSSSSSGSTSDSSDSD; encoded by the exons ATGTCAACAGTCACTTCAGCAACCCCAGATCCTCCTGCAGTTGCCAACCCCCCTCCCCCTGAGGTGATCAACTCTACCAAACCTGGCCGCAAGACTAACCAGCTACAGTACATGCAAAATGTTGTTGTCAAGACACTGTGGAAGCATCAGTTTGCCTGGCCTTTCTACCAGCCTGTTGATTCTATCAAACTTGGTCTTCCG GACTATCACAAGATAATAAAGAACCCAATGGACATGGGTACCATCAAGAAAAGACTGGAGAACGTGTACTACTGGAGTGCCAGCGAGTGTATGCAAGATTTCAACACAATGTTCACAAACTGTTATATTTACAACAAG CCAACAGATGACATTGTCTTGATGGCACAAGCATTAGAGAAGATTTTCCTTCAGAAAGTGGCCTTgatgcctcaggaggaggtagaGCTCCTTCCTCCTGCCCCAAAGGGCAAAGGTCGTAAACCTCCAGGGCCAG GTCAGCAGGATGGGTCGGTCTCATCTGGCTCACCCAACTCCAATGTCCCTGGTGCCACCTCACCGAGTTCTCAGACGGCGGCCATATCCCCACCTCCAGTGCATGTGGTCACCCCCACTATGCCATCTGTACAGAACACAACAACCACTTCCATGATACCCAGTGTGCCCCCATCACAACCTGTCTTCAAA AAAGGAGTAAAGAGGAAAGCAGACACAACAACCCCCACTACCTCTGCCATCACGGCAAGCAGGAGCCAGTCGCCCACCCCTATTTCAGAAGGCAAACTGGCCAAGGTGGCATCCAGGAGGGAGAGCACTGGTCGCCCCATCAAACCACCTAAAAAGGATTTTGAGGATGGTGATCTAGGCCTGCATGCAGGCAAAAGGAGCAGACTTTCAGAGCAGCTCAAATACTGCGACGTAATTCTAAAAGAAATGCTTTCAAAAAAACATGCAGCATATGCTTGGCCCTTTTACAAGCCTGTTGACGCAGAGGCTCTTGAGCTGCATGACTACCATGAAATAATCAAACACCCTATGGACTTAAGTACAGTAAAA AAAAAAATTGACAGTCGAGAGTACCAGGATGCACAGATTTTTGCTACAGATGTCAGATTAATGTTCTCAAATTGTTACAAGTACAACCCACCTGATCATGAGGTTGTTGCTATGGCCAGAAAGCTGCAG GATGTGTTTGAAATGCGTTTTGCTAAGATGCCAGATGAACCAGTGGAAGTACTCGGTGTAGGCGGGGCCGGTGTGGTCAGTAAGAGCACTGTCACCAGTGAAAGCAGTGGCAACTCCACCTCTGACAGCTCCGACTCTGAAGAAGAGAGGGCCACCCGGCTCGCTGAGCTGCAGGAACAGGTGGGTGCGGAACAG TGTATCTCTTTGGAGCACCCCAATGGTAGCAGACAGGGGATAAAAAACGGGTGCACCAAGAATAATCAG CTAAAAGCTGTCCATGAACAGCTAGCTGCGCTCTCTCAGGCCCCAGTTAGTAAaccaaagaaaaagaaagagaaggaaaaggacaaggacaagaaaaggaaagaaaacaagCACAACAAATCCAAGCAAGAGGAGAAAGGCAAACCAGGGCAACTGGTGAAACCAGCCCAGCAGAAAAAGGGTCCAGCCAGAAAAGCCAACAGCACTGTCCCTGGCAACAG GCAACCAAAGAAGGGTGGCAGAGGCTATGAGTCAGACGAAGAGATGTCACTCCCCATGACGTATGATGAGAAACGGCAACTGAGCCTCGACATAAACCGGTTGCCTGGAGAAAAGCTGGGCAGAGTGGTTCACATTATTCAGTCCAGAGAGCCTTCGCTGCGGGACTCCAACCCAGATGAAATCGAAATTGATTTCGAGACACTTAAGCCTTCCACTTTGCGTGAGCTGGAGCGATACGTCAAGTCCTGTTTACAGAAGAAACAGAGAAAACCTCCAC AGAAGGGAGGCTCAGGGCCATCCCGGCTCAGCGGTAGCAGCAGTTCCTCAGACTCGGGCAGCAGCAGTTCCAGCGGCTCCACTTCAGACAGCAGTGACTCTGACTga